ttattgtttttttattaatacaatGTAAACAAGACAGGTAAACTagaaatttcgcgccaagcTATGAATAGTGTTGAGCGCATGCGcggataataaattatttataattgttaataaaacaaatataatgaataatatCAATGCAAAAACTAGAGACCAATCCGGACCTAACGATAAGAAATGCAAAAATGATCAAGTTTATTGGTTTCGTTCTGAATGAGGTgctaaaatgaaattttttttattgcaaaatttaaaaaattatttataaaaaaactataggggACCTAACGAAAATTTTGGTGGACCTATACAGACCTAACGTAGACCTATCGATTAAGGTCATTTGGATATTGCAAATCATTAGATGAGGCGCTAAATTCGCACAggtgcttaaaaaaaaaactttaatttttttcgctctTACCCCATAAAATGTTAGTGGctgccgagaaaaaaaatctcccaaaagatgggctttctagctcaactctaagaggtcgctattttccctgattaaaaaagtgaattgaaaagtattgaaaattatctcaattcttttcaatccctcggcggttttggaaagtattgaatggaattgaaatttcgatcgtttgaatactttccaattccaaaatggaattcgaaagtattgaaaagaattcaatctttcatcatttcaatttaggtattgagaaggattcggaaagattcaaaaatttcaattcatttcaatctttttcaatcccacacttgatccgaaatgtcggattatttaggtattgagaaggattcagaaagattaaaaatatcaattcatttgaatcttattcaattcctcggaagttcagaaattcttttattattttgggattgaaaagtattcattttatgtcaaaatgaataccttggggtatagaaagtattcgaaaggattcatttctcatcttttccaatacttttcaattcacttttttaatcagggttaattaaccctgattaaaaaagtgaattgaaaagtattggaAAAGATGAGAAATTAATCAGggaaccctgattaaaaaagtgaattgaaaagtattgaaaaagatgagaaattaatcctttcgaatactttctataccccaaggttttcattttgacataaaatgaatacttttcaagcccaaaataataaaagaatttctgaacttccgaggaattgaaaaagattcaaatgaattgatatttttaaatatctgaTGTAttgtatttctctggaataggaatcccatagaaatcccatagaaataccatacatattttttctctaaataTCCGATGTATTGTATATCTCTGaaatagaaatcccatagagataccatacatattttttctctgaatatctgATGTAttgtatttctctggaatagtaattcccatagaaataccatagaaataccatacatattttctCTCTGAATATCTGATGTAttgtatttctctggaatagaaatcccatagaaataccatacatattttttctctaaataTCTGATGTATTGTATTTCTGTGGAATaggaatcccatagaaatcccatagaaataccatacatattttttctctgaatatctgATGTAttgtatttctctggaatagaaatcccatagaaatcccatagaaataccatacatattttttctctgaatatctgATGTATTGTATTTGTCTGGAATaggaatcccatagaaataccatacatattttttctctaaataTCTGATGTATTGTATTTCTTTGgaatagaaatcccatagaaatcccatagtaataccatacatatttttcctCTAAATATCTGATGTAttgtatttctctggaataggaatcccatagaaatcccatagaaataccatacatattttttctctaaataTCTGATGTAttgtatttctctggaataggaatcccatagaaatcccatagaaataccatacatattttttctctaaataTCTGATGTAttgtatttctctggaatagaaatcccatagaaataccatacatattttttctctgaatatctgatgtatggtatttctctggaatagaaatcccatagaaatcccatagaaataccatacatattttttctctgaatatctgATGTAttgtatttctctggaataggaatcccatagaaataccatacatattttttctctgaatatctgATGTAttgtatttctctggaatagaaatcccatagaaatcccatagtaataccatacatatttttcctCTAAATATCTGATGTAttgtatttctctggaataggaatcccatagaaatcccatagaaataccatacatattttttctctaaataTCTGATGTAttgtatttctctggaatagaaatcccatagaaataccatacatattttttctctgaatatctgatgtatggtatttctctggaatagaaatcccatagaaatcccatagtaataccatacatatttttcctCTAAATATCTGATGTAttgtatttctctggaataggaatcccatagaaatcccatagaaataccatacatattttttctctgaatatctgATGTAttgtatttctctggaatagaaatcccatagaaataccatacatattttttctctgaatatctgatgtatggtatttctctggaatagaaatcccatagaaatcccatagaaataccatacatattttttctctaaataTCTGATGTAttgtatttctctggaatagaaatcccatagaaataccatacatattttttctctgaatatctgATGTAttgtatttctctggaataggaatcccatagaaataccatacatattttttctctgaatatctgATGTAttgtatttctctggaatagaaatcccatagaaatcccatagtaataccatacatatttttcctCTAAATATCTGATGTAttgtatttctctggaataggaatcccatagaaatcccatagaaataccatacatattttttctctaaataTCTGATGTAttgtatttctctggaatagaaatcccatagaaataccatacatattttttctctgaatatctgatgtatggtatttctctggaatagaaatcccatagtaataccatacatatttttcctCTAAATATCTGATGTAttgtatttctctggaataggaatcccatagaaatcccatagaaataccatacatattttttctctgaatatctgATGTAttgtatttctctggaatagaaatcccatagaaatcccatagaaataccatacatattttttctctgaatatctgATGTAttgtatttctctggaataggaatcccatagaaataccatacatattttttttctgaatatcTGATGTAttgtatttctctggaatagaaatcccatagaaatcccatagaaataccatacatattttttttctgaatttccgatgtatggtatttctctggaataggaatcccatagaaatccaatagaaataccatacatattttttctctgaatatccgatgtatggtatttctctggaatagaaatcccatagaaataccatacatattttttctctgaatatctgATGTAttgtatttctctggaatagaaatcccatagaaataccatacatattttttctctgaatatctgatgtatggtatttctctggaatagaaatcccatagaaatcccatagaaataccatacatattttttctctaaataTCTGATGTAttgtatttctctggaatagaaatcccatagaaataccatacatattttttctctgaatatctgATGTAttgtatttctctggaataggaatcccatagaaataccatacatattttttctctgaatatctgATGTAttgtatttctctggaatagaaatcccatagaaatcccatagtaataccatacatatttttcctCTAAATATCTGATGTAttgtatttctctggaataggaatcccatagaaatcccatagaaataccatacatattttttctctaaataTCTGATGTAttgtatttctctggaatagaaatcccatagaaataccatacatattttttctctgaatatctgatgtatggtatttctctggaatagaaatcccatagaaatcccatagtaataccatacatatttttcctCTAAATATCTGATGTAttgtatttctctggaataggaatcccatagaaatcccatagaaataccatacatattttttctctgaatatctgATGTAttgtatttctctggaatagaaatcccatagaaatcccatagaaataccatacatattttttctctgaatatctgATGTAttgtatttctctggaataggaatcccatagaaataccatacatattttttttctgaatatcTGATGTAttgtatttctctggaatagaaatcccatagaaatcccatagaaataccatacatattttttttctgaatttccgatgtatggtatttctctggaataggaatcccatagaaatccaatagaaataccatacatattttttctctgaatatccgatgtatggtatttctctggaatataaatcccatagaaataccatacatattttttctctgaatatctgATGTAttgtatttctctggaatagaaatcccatagaaataccatacatattttttctctgaatatctgatgtatggtatttctctggaatagaaatcccatagaaataccatgcATATTTTATCTCTGAATATCCGGTGTATGGGTaacagttaaaaataataactaatattaataataaatagctttcaataataatgattaattcaaattaaaatcaataatctaaaatttattattaaatataagtaCAATGAGAGGATTatgtttcaatatttatttatctattttacaGCCATtgaaatttgtcaaaaaatttttaattatcaattaattaaaatacttgaacagataaatatttaaagattaattgcgttaaaaaataattaaaaaaaaaaaaaaatgaaattcgaGTGCGGATTTGAACACGCAACTCTGAGCGGATACGAAATGACGCATGGGGGAGTAAAATTTCTCCTCCGCTTGTCTACAGCGCTCGGTTTCTCTCGGCTTCATTCGGTTTCCCGACACACCGATGCGTGTGTGCACCGCGCGCGAGGCGCTCTGGAAGTTGTAGAAATATCCCACGTTCTGGCAGCACTGGTTCTGGCAGCACTGAttgattttatcatttttcacaATTCGTGAGCGCGAGTGATCCATCTCTTCTAcgcatatataaaatttttatttccgttTTAATCTGTACAAGTTATTTTATCCAAACAATTGTATGtatatactttaaaaaattatttttcattgagtatgataataataagttaCTTGACtaaatgttataaaatattcattttaggTTAGATTccttgtaaatatatatttgagacAACAAATGATTATTTCACACAAATAAGCCTAAAAtatgtttcaaataaatacttctatcagtgtagTATAGGTAAAGAACTAATAGAGGAGCCAGGAAAGTCATTACAAATCAATTTGTTGTCagcaagtatttattttaaatacaaatgcaaaaattgaaacttccttttttttgtaaagcacaaagatttaatttcgtattttttttccatcgaAGACAAATTGAGTTACTGAATAACACGAGAAACCAGCGTTATCCGCTTATGCGCTGGATAGGCTTATCACAGGTTTGCTTCATGTCTCTGACTCGGAAAACTTTCTGCGGCGTTGCGCCCCGCCGCGGATAAATTTGAAACtgctaatttaaatattcctgTTTATTGACTATTTTCCCCATCTCTTTACTTATTTTGATTCTTGTCATCATTTACTTGCattcatcattaaaaaaatggcattaatttctttttgaaattacggctttgtgataatgaataaaattttcacatgACCaacaattaaaagttaaatatatttaagatTTTATGTACAAATGATTggcattatatttttaaatatttatcgttaattaaattcttatgaAGCTCTAGCTAATATATTTACATTCGTTACAACGTAATTACCTAGATTCAGGTAAATTAAGCGGCCGGAAAAAGGAACACAACACAGAATTAAAGatgaataaaatgattaaattaattgtcacAATATCCAAGATATTGTTCGCATGAAGGACAGTAATGCTTCTTCATCAAGCAGCCGTCTATACAATAGACGCATGGAGCACAAAACCagcatctaaaaaaaataataaatcaattatttttaaaaataattatcaataaattaaaagtatgactgacaataaaaaaataataaataatattcatactGAAATAGACACAGCAGTAATGCAACAATATGAGTTTTTAAGTTCGCCACAGTTTCAACTCTCGTTGTAATATTTGCATGACAATTAGGACAAAGTATTGTCATTGGTTGAGAGCCATAGTTGATGCTCGGTTGTATTAAAGTGAcaactataaaaattattatatttattagtaataaataaatgtatcgtaatttactaatttaattaattacgaacCAAGgtccataattaaaattacatatttttattttttatcaattattttaagtagCCTTTATTTTTGAACCAATAAACCGATTTAGCTCATATTCAAACTCATTCAAGGAAAtcgctcaaaaaaaaaaaaaaaaaatatatatatatatatataactttttgaaacaATGTTATTTTTGGAACTTACTCGAGTACTTGAGGAATGTCAGTTCGAAACAAAATATTTCCActgatgaatttaaaaaaaataataaaaaattaagccaACATAGCTTATGGAAACAAATCTTTGAAGTATAATATTGATAAGAGGAACTATCTGCTACACttgaaaacataaaattatgtaatcgaacccagacacgagataaaaaaataaaaatatcacgCGGAAGTATCTCCTTTGATCAGACACTCCTTACTAATGACatattgtatcgaaaaatttctacGTTAGACCACAAAAAATCCGCGATaatttccattttaaaaaatctactgaacTCACAAGTCCCAGAAATTCATagcgaattaaaaaattaaaaaaaggtaaattacgtttttgttgaaattttctctattgaatgaaaaaaaaaatttaccaggttctgattgagatggttgagctTCTGCAGTATAAGGGGGTGGCAGAGGAAATTCTGGCGCCGTTGGTTGAACAGACGGATAAGGCGGTTTCGTATCGATTTGGGGAGGAAGATTTGGATACAGTGGTTGCTTAGTAAATCCTGCTTGTGACGGTTGATAATCTTGTTCATGAATATGTTCTTCTTGATTACTCATTTTATATTCACAAAATAtcttatatttaaatgtatgaaaataattaaaaactattggtattttatttttgtttctgtTAAAACTACTTATTGTTAAACTTTGTAACAGCAGATGTTTGAACGTGCGTCCTCGATCACAATTAGAAGTAAACTGATGCACTTGGGTACTCGCAATAGTATGTCATCAATCTATTTATACATTGTTGCACTTATTGGAGTTATCACTTATCTCGTTCGTGGTCTTAAAGATACAATGGCTAAAAAATATGTGCGTTTGACGGAGTTATGTAGGAAATAATATGcaggaaatattttattttaattcaatgagcgattttattttattaagctttttattttacaatttaaacgAGTAAACAAGTGTGTTGAGTTGACTTATGacggataataatttatggcCATCACGtgatgtatttaattaattgtgggcgtatataattgtattatattttatgtattaaaGTAAAGTACATCGTGCGtgactttaaatatttttaatcatattcgaaattttaaattaataaatattaaaacttttttttgaaaaataaaattaagatcTACGGAGAtcagaattttaaattctaatcagatctaaattttttttttccagtggtttgttaaaaaaatttgatttgaatatatgttttttttagcgaaacaatatatgtttatacacagtcatttttttcaaaaatttatcctgAAATTTGGAGTAAAACTGGgctgcaaataaaaaaatacgtaaagaataaaaactaatatttttattttatttattatttaaaaattactcgaaatttagtattttttactccataatttaacaatacttgaaattagaagggtaattattaattccgCCCCAGTTTCACTCATAATTAACgagtgaaatttaattatctgcgtgtattcataataaatagattgaaaaaataaataatttaattttcacaggATCCAAGATATTGTTCACATGACGGACAGTAATGTTTCTTCACTAAGCACTTGTCCGTACAATACAGACATGGAATACAAATCCAGcatctaaaaaaaacaaaattagttcatttgaaaatttaaaatttttccatacaAAACTTAAAATCGATggcttgaaaaaaataatacagtaAATTTCAAGgaagacaaaataaaaatcaatctttcttgtaattttaaaatgtttttaacgaaaaataaaattttaaacgaaattaggttttaatttatttataaaaaaatactcataCTGAAAAAGGCAAAGTAGTAAAGCAATAATATGAGTTTTAACATTCGCTTGAGTTTCAACTCTCGTAGAAATATCAGCATGACAATGAGGACAATTTACTCGCGCGGTTTCAGGGCCATAGTTGAAACTCTGCACCACAGTAACAcctagataaataaatataattattaaataaaaagtaaattaacttaaattggattgaaaaatttaaataattaagcggATTCCCAACGTTCGGATATAATACGAACTATCGAAATAGGCCCGCGCattcaaaaatacatttagGCGTCAGTAAAACCCTTCTCCGCACACGAAACTTATTCTAGTTCGGTCTATAAAAGACCAAcgtatgaataaataaagcaTTAGTTCGTCTAAATTGCTTGATTAATTATCACGttatcgtgaaaaaaaaaaaaaataatgaagctGTTAAAGTTTTTTGGAAGAAATATCTGAGGGCTGCTTGTTGTTATTTTAAGCCACAAATATaaagcaaaaaatatataaaattaattagtgtaCCTGGTGgttgattcattttttatcacacccaataacttttttatttgtcaaatGTATTTATCTATTGTAGACAAGAACGTCGTGCTCAATAGCAGTCATAGAAGTAAACTGATGAATACTGGTGCAGATAAAATACTACGTCTATTTATATCTTACTATgcatcattattattagtaaGTTCTATAACAGTAGAGTTGATGGCAATACACAAAAATACTTAGTacttttgaaaacaaaaaatttttatttttttgctgtttggcctcaaatttttgaaattaaaaaatacagtttgcattcaaaatttatttttaaagatataaatttgtaagtagggtagaggtaccgtttttggcgaCTTTAGGACCAGTTTTGAACactggaaaaatttaataaaatagtttgTAAAATACACgacataaattgtttttaaaaagtgttcaAAGATAC
This window of the Microplitis mediator isolate UGA2020A chromosome 8, iyMicMedi2.1, whole genome shotgun sequence genome carries:
- the LOC130672641 gene encoding lipopolysaccharide-induced tumor necrosis factor-alpha factor-like, producing the protein MSNQEEHIHEQDYQPSQAGFTKQPLYPNLPPQIDTKPPYPSVQPTAPEFPLPPPYTAEAQPSQSEPVVTLIQPSINYGSQPMTILCPNCHANITTRVETVANLKTHIVALLLCLFQCWFCAPCVYCIDGCLMKKHYCPSCEQYLGYCDN
- the LOC130672643 gene encoding lipopolysaccharide-induced tumor necrosis factor-alpha factor homolog, giving the protein MNQPPGVTVVQSFNYGPETARVNCPHCHADISTRVETQANVKTHIIALLLCLFQCWICIPCLYCTDKCLVKKHYCPSCEQYLGSCEN